The Candidatus Synechococcus calcipolaris G9 nucleotide sequence GACTTTCTTGGATGCGAGTTCTCAGATTATTGAGGCGATCCAGGTTTGCAGTAGATTGGGGCAGGGATAGGAGCGATCGCTCAAGGGTATAGCCAAATTCTGCCAGAATATCCTCTGGTTCATAGGCCATCTCAAAGTATTGCCTAAAGGTATAGGACTGTCCGGGTTTAAGAATGGCTGGTCTGGTCATGGGGGTACTCCTGCAAGTTGCCCTTACTAGATATAAACCTACATATCGATTGAGTTCAGCGGCGGTTACCAACCTTTACATTCCAACCAATAACGTTCATTCCGCCGCTGCAACGATTTGTTAGCTGGCTTACACCGTATGCTATTCCTACAGTACTTGATGAATGTTTTCGACCAGTTTCTCAATGAAATCAACTGCATCACCGACAATCACCTCATCAATGTTCCATCGGTTTCCAATATTAAAAGTTGGATCTATGTCAGCTTCATGAGCGATTTTATTTCTTCGATCAACGATTGAATTCAGTTGCTGCTTCACATCCTTCGCAGATATAGCCATATGGATAGCTACCTCATCCCACAATTTTTTGTCTGAGATGTATCTGATTGCATCAGCAATCTTGTCTGCTTGTTGAAAACTTTGGTATCCCAAACGTTCCCTAATTTCGCTCTCCAACCAAGAAGTATTATTGAGTCTGGCTAGGATGCTACTCGATATTGTGGGGATAAAAGCTGAAATCGTTTGGGATTGCTGGAGAAACTCATATCCTTGATCTTGTTGA carries:
- a CDS encoding HEPN domain-containing protein, which produces MQSALDQFRISIGRVRDLIALHNSVNAEATGALDVSDMLRAALVLAVSALDYYVHEVVTLGMLEIHRGQRSEPIPSGNTTQSAFSRFQVSLGGARQDRLTAIDIASWLEADIQQDQGYEFLQQSQTISAFIPTISSSILARLNNTSWLESEIRERLGYQSFQQADKIADAIRYISDKKLWDEVAIHMAISAKDVKQQLNSIVDRRNKIAHEADIDPTFNIGNRWNIDEVIVGDAVDFIEKLVENIHQVL